GCTCCCAAACAATTTTTGAGAGCCaccattttcactccaaccaatcccCCGCATAGCTGTTAATGAAGCCCGTTACTTAATGCCATGGCTggctgatgctctctctcattctgccacacgcTGTTTAAATAATTTGTGGACCAGATCAGGATTTCTCAGGCCCCCGTTCTTTTACTGAGATGGATGTGGTGTGAAAGACACTGGTACATTCATTAGCCCCGTCACCTGCTGTGGCGCTTTGCATCTTGATATTGCATATGGCGTCTCGTTAAGGAAGAAACTTAAGTCAAAATGGGGGCTCATTAACATCAAGGCAACATCATTTGTTTGGTTCATACCAGTGATCGGTTAATGACGGAGACAGAGGAGCCGGGTCTGACATCCATGCCATAGAGAACCCCAAACTGTCCACTTGAAAGtggatcctttatttatttagagccGTAACAGACTCCATCAATAACGGATCCCCTGTTTTAATAGGGCCCGTCGTTCGGTAACACAGGCTCAGCTCAGGTCTTCCTGGTCCATATCTGTACTGAGAGGTAGcctttaaacatttcagttttgtccACATACTAGGCACGTTCACAAAGCCCAAACAGCCCACTCTGGAATgaaacccagtaaagtgccaagCTGGTGCACTTAGTGGCGGCCCGCTGCCTTTGGATAAAATAGACTTGTTTCCCCGCGCTACCCACACCCACCGCAACATGACAAATGCCAGACGTCACGTGGCTATGCACCGAAGTTTGAACCTGCGGCCATGAATTATAAACTTAACGTCGACAATAATAAACAGCGCGTAGTGACGCTCCTTAACAGCTCTCACACCCAAGCTTCATATCCACAGTCGGTCGCGATCGGCTTCTGTCTACGATCAGTAAGCGTCCCCGACGGGAGTGACTGTGCGTAGGCGTTAAGATGGGCCGGCGTCCCGTCCAGTGGCTGACTGGTTTGACTTGGGCGCCACGTGACCATGGACTGGGCTCAGTAAACGCCCCGCCCCGCCCACGGCCGATTTGCCCGCCTGAAGTTCACAAACACGTCCGCTGACTCGCACCAGACAGGCCGCTCACTCCACGTCTCGGGGTCTGAAGGCTGAAACGGGGAATTTTCATTCCAGGACTGCCTGAAGACGACGAGCGGCACCTGCGCAGGACGGCGCGATCACAAGTGCTTGGTGGTCTGAGCGCAGACCATGGAAGACACCAGATCAGGACTGTCGGATTGCATTGGTGCAGACATGGCCGAGAGGGTCCTGCTCCTGCTCCTGATAACGGCTTTGGGGGCTTTCTTCTGCCGGAAGGTGCACCTGAAGGTTCGGCTCCTGTGCCTTTCGAGACTCGCCAAGGGCACCTCAGAAAAGCCCCAGTTGATCTGCAAACCTTCGGCCCTGGCCAGCTACCTGCTGCTGCACTGTGCCTCCCTAGGAGAGCCGAGCACCCCGAAGTGGCCCTGGGGAGACCCCCACGTGCAGACCCTCGCCAGCCTGGCATGGCCCCTCGGCCAAGTTGAAAGGATCGATTTTGCTCGTGATCATATCCAGATGAAGGATGGCGGAGTTGTGGCACTGGACTGGGCGGTTGGCATTACGGGCATTCGCGAACGGAACTGGAAAGCGGCACCCCCCTTCTCCTCGCCCCCGGTGATGCTCATCATTCCCAACTCCTGGGGTCAGGTCACGGGCTACGTCCTGGGGCTGTGCAGGCTGGCCCTCGAGCAAGGCTTCTACCCGGTGCTCTTCCAAAGAAGAGGCCAAAGCGGCTGCCCTCTGGTCACGCCTAAGTTCCAGCAGTTTGGAGACCCCTCGGACCTGATCGAAGCGGTCTCGTACATCCGCTACCGCTACCCTGGGGCCGCCCTGGTGGCCGTGAGTGAAGGCTCTGGCTCCGGGCTGCTGCTCTCTTACTTGGGCGAGTGCGGCTCGTCCTCCTACCTGACGTGCGCCGCCTGCGTTTCGCCGGTGTTCCGAGGGCAGCAGTGGTTCGAGTCGCGGCTGCATTGGCTCTACCGGTGGGCGCTGCTCTTCTGCCACAAACTCCCTGTCAGCAGGTAAGAATGGTGGGGGTGTTCCGGGTGTATTGAACCTTACGGTCAACTAGTAACATGTCATCATGATctcatggggggaaaaaaaagaataatcgtTAATGGGGGTCGGAGAACCACCCTACCCTCAAACTTAAGCAAAATAGAGAAGTGACGACCACTCAAAACTGCCAGATTTAGACACAATAGAAGGGAAAAGAAGACACCATACCCCGATCCCCTGTCCCTCTGGTTCGGGGCTTTAACTGTCAAGGGAGCGGCGGCCAGTTTGCTGGGGGCACAATGAGAGCGCCACAAAAACCAGGAAGGCGGAACAGAAAGGGTCTCCCTTCTGGGCTCGCTATAACAATAATGGGGGTCTGCCAAGATACCCGAAGGAGACATGAAGCGGTCTCCCGTCTTCTTCACATTTCTCGGTGCCACTTTTGTTTCCGCAGATGTTATTCGGTACTTTACAACTGTTAAGAAATATTCAAGTAATTATGGGAGAAATTCGTCTGAAGGTTTGCCGGCACTTACCTGATAAAACTGAAAGGGATATCGGGGGTCGTCTCAGCTGATAATAAAGACGCAGCGGAGGTCCGATTTCTACAATTTGAAACCGTTggcgttaaaaaaataaatagaaaaatgcacATTTATATAACTACCAAGTTGTACGTTTTggtgaaaaaataatgcattcGGTTACAGTTCACAGAAGGCGAGGAGCAACAGGAGAACTTTATTAACGCATCATCTGTGGGTATTTGGCGAAGCCGCTCCCTCTGAACTTGACCTTTGTGTTTAGCCCTGAGCACACAACCGTCACCGTAAAAGGAATAGCGGCGCGGATACCCGCAGACGTTTCCCCGAATCCCGCATGTGACGTAACGCTTTTGTCCACGTGATCACTCACCGCCGTGACTACCGCTTAGCATCACTACTGAGAAGACGGACTGCAGCCGGCGACGCCGACCAATGGTGAGGGTCCTAGTGACGGGCTGGGGGAACCACACTGGCCGGTTTTCTAATTAGAGGACGGGCCTGAAACTAAATGCTTGTTGGAGCTTTAATGTTAAGTGATTACACAAATTGTTTTAAAGgtacaaaaattaataattacagtGCGCCTCTATTATCTGTCGGTTGGTAGTGGAGTTTACAGTTTGTACCATAATTGCTACGTTTAACAAAATCTTTGAGATCAATTAATTTTATATGTTAAGATTTTTTCCAGcttaataaattcagtaaatcTTAATTAAAACTAACGTGGTGTTTGCTAAATATATGCATACTAAGTTGATTAAATTAACGCATGTGCCGTCCTTAGCAATtcgaaaagcaaaaaaaaaaaaatcacttcaccGAGTTGTTTTCAAACATATTGTGGATTCTTGATTTTCAAATGGCCTTCACGAGCACCACTTCATTCATTTTGGTCCTTAGCACTTTGTGGTCTTAACTTGAATGGTCATGTTGTATaggaagcaaagaaaaagatGCCGTTGTGATGCAGGAtggaggacaaggttgccagcCTCTCAAAAAACGATCATCAATCAGCGCTCACACCCGCACAAAATCCACAGCAATGCATCAAAGTGGAGGATCTTTGTGCAAATGTGAGCACGTCACGCGTATAAAATAGGGTTGTGTTCAGTTAAAAAACCCCTGAAATGAACTATCGAGCTCTAAGAATAACATCGGTTTCAAGCAAAGGTGTCCTACACTCAGGGCGAGCGGGGTGTGTGCTGCAATCTCACAGCAGATGCtgtacaaatattacattttcagtaAACTCACTTTAATAATGTCaagattgttaaaatatttatagcaaACCCAATATAGTTTTCTTTAAACGTCTTGTCTAAAAAGGTTTTGGGAGTACAGTATGTGAAACTTTCTCACCGCCGTCTTCTTGACGTGCCTTTCCTGCGTGTGCGCTTGCGCGGTGGGATCGGCTCCTTCTGCCTTGAGCTCTTTACGGTGACCCACTGGCTGATTTCTTTGTGATTCGATTACAGGCTGTGTGAACTTACACATCTCACTATTTTGGAGCAGTCATCAACATCGTTATAAATCACTTTGATTGTGTGCGATATGATTTAGCACAAAAATCGGAAATCCATCAATATTCATTTGCGCATCTGTTTTTggtattaatatataatatggagactccgccccctgctcgcccaCCCCGGGTTTGTtcaaccggatatacaatttaaagagattgttgttttcatgggaTTTGCTGCATATGCATTatattcacttttactttaaaacttaagttaaaacaaaatttgaaatgaCCTTTTCTttaagattgcattgaattttgattccgtttttggactttcattgtgacaacacagtgtataactgcctgtgagtgaatatcgtttctttctctcttaatacataaaatgactttttcaaatgtttgtctgtgctctttcttcttcgcttagtcattaaTGTGTCATCTAggatgtataaaattattgtcctgataaaatttataagagctgagagtgcaggaagtgtgtctgacaaaagcattcacaggactgaggttagatgactgtggtcttgtttgataATAGTTATTAGttgggtgtgacttgaaagaatctcatgttaaaagtctcagtctcacaggacttcatactgcgccaacatttttggaatcttttaattcccactggcaacacgaattagataatctacaagtctcccacttaaagtttaaatccgaacaatatattcaacctcttttcgctgttccgtcatttcaccgagtaataatttccatttgtttgcactaatgcgatctttcttatttttcttttttttggggggggactttcgaattttcattaCTTTCATTATGTTTAGCCTGCCAACATTTTTTACttgtttacaacattctactttgtcatctactctttgtcctttttttctgGCCCCGGGAGTGGACTCTTCTCACGGGACGTATAAGcgtctctccgagaaaatcacgtcccTTTTATGATATACCGTATATAATAACATAAAAACCTATTAAACAGCGTAAATAAAACGGTTCACTTTATAGCACCCAATTGTACTTAAACGTGGCCCTTGTCCAGATATCGGTATTGACAGACTTCGCTATGGGCCCCTCTAGCGCTGGAGTGGGAGAATCTGCAGCCTCTTCCAAAGCAGAAGGCACAGTAGAAATGTCATAACAGGgcagaaaacattttaacatgcaGGTGAACCTTTTAGTGCTTCTGAAAATGACTTCCTAGATTTACTCCAATGACAGAAAAAGCAACGGTTTAGCCGCTTCAATGTAAAGATCGTTTTGCGAATGTAAATACCTGAAAGAAAAGGCACGGAGACCCCCAACACGCGAGCACATTTGTTAAGTGCGCCCCTAACACTAGTGATGGGCATTTCGATTCGCTCGATTCTTTCAAACTACCTGTTAAAAGTGAATCGATTGTTTTCTAAGATTAGACACAGATTCACACATAAAGTCCAGGGGGCTAATTTAATAACTCCATATGCATGTGTtttagtatatgtatgtataatgaATTTTATATTGAACGTGATAATTCACACAttacttcaaatgcataattaaaacaaGGCGTTACATTACAGAATCACAAGGGAATGACAATCGTGtgattcagttcacaaatcaaatgatcGACAATCACCCAACTAGTTTGTGGGTAAAAGAATCCCACGAGACCGCGCAGTCCAATCAATGAGCCGTGAAgtgtcctttaaattaaagccAAAAGCAAACATCCATTAGAAATTTGAATATTTTCTATAATGCTCATATTCGCAGGACTCATTTATCAAGTATATAAAAGGACAAACATTCgttttaatactgtataaatattaagcttaaaacaataacaaattgtACAAGTTCATCCTAATATACAGGGAGTGTGTCGTACTTGATGAAGGCTCACGAGTGACACTTTGTCTGCTGACATGGACGGAGTGGAGCCTCGAGACTCGGGCGGGTCCCGTGCAGGCGCGTTAAACGACGCGGTGACATCACGCAGGGCACACGTGCACCTTAGCACTCCTGATGAGCGCCGATCGGAAAGAGCAAATCATTTGTGAGCTGCCATCACTACACGAAGCAGGCCTGCTATCTGTACAGACGTGCATTTCTGATGTTCAAAATACATTTGTGACACCTCAGACACCTTCAAGGATTCCACAATCTCTCAtttgattttaagatatctgaaatacattctACCATGTCTTCAAAAAGATGAATATCATTGGGATGGCATGGTGCGTCAACCTGAAAGCCTCCTGAAATGTGGGATTGGAATGGTGGGTCTGACAGTGGTATGTTCTGAAGTTTATTTCAGATGTCTAAAATGAAAATCTCAAGTTAGCTTCCTGTCCCTTTTAAGATTTCTGAATTGCATTTCAAGGCATCTCAAAACTACGGCCTGGCTCTTTAGACATCCCTAGTGCATTCTTTAAACCTTCATATAAACTataagttcaattaaaaaaaaaaaaaaaatccttttcaaaTATCTTAATATGTTCAGCTTGAGATTCCCCAAATGCATCTGAGatgtgctcaaaaaaaaaaaaaaatcacgctgAGATGCCCTGAAACGCATACTGCAGATGACCTCAAGGGCACAGGAtcttattttgagatatttcaaaaCGCGTTTCCATTACGTGAAAAGCAGAACTGCACTTCGAGATACTGTACTGTGAATTAATTTCAGGATCACTCCTAAATAATGGCCAGCCTCACCTGTTGCACAATAATGAAGTGACGACGTCTTATTTCCGCAGGTACGCCACAGCACTCAGTCAAGTTCTGGATGTTGATCGTCTGCTAAGTTGCTCTTCCCTCCAGCAGTTTGAAGAAATCttgttctgtggtcacagctcagaaAATGTGCCCAAACTAAACTGGGAGAGCTACTGGGAGAAAAACGAGCCCCTTCGAGATGCAGACGAGGTGGCCGTGCCAGTGTTGTGCCTGTGCAGCTGGGACGATCCCATCAGAGGCGATCCTGCACTGTCGGTGCCCTTTGAGCTGTTCGAGAGCAGCCCTTACTTTTTCTTGGTGCTGACACGCATGGGTGGACACTGTGGATTTTCGCCAGATAGCAACGGGTCAGTGCAATGCTGGAGCCAAGCGCTGCTTTTGGAATATTTCCGCGGAGTGGCCGAATTCTTGAGAATGGAGGAGAGACGGCCACTGAGCTCTGGGTCCCCTCGAAGGAGGACAGCCACCTTGTTGCCACGCCGGCGCAGAGGCACAGTGCAGCAAAGAGACCCACCTCTTCGTCGGGCACTGCCAGTATCCTTCAgctcagaggatctgttcagcTGGCAGAGGTCATACACACGCTGAGCAGGTCAGCAAGCTGCACCTCTTATGTGAATTTGGATGTGGACGTAAAGTTCCTTCTTGTTAAACCTCTGGCACTGAGCAGAAACATGAGCTTCGAATGGCCGGTGGTGTGGCAGCAGAGATGCAGTGCTGGAGGGGACAGCTTCCTGGGGGTGAACTTAAATAGAACGGTGAAAAGGGTTAGTCGCTCGGCGCCTTAAGGAGTTCACTTTCCACCAAGCTTCCTGCTGGCATGCAGGGCTCATATGCCACTGAACCCTGAATGACTTGCCAACCTGCGGGTCGTGCCTATGCGGACGGAGAGTCAAACAGCAGGTTTACAACAAAGTGTGCCCCCTGTAGGAGCTGTTCTCATGGTGAAGGAAGGGGCAGTAATGTGTACTTTATATAATTACACTCTTTGCATTGGAAAGAAACTGCCAAAGCCAAAAGtacaaattaaaatacataagACAGGTCACAGGTTCACTTTGAATTCTTAATATTAAACACGGACTACAGATTGAGCGCCTGGTCCTCTCATCAGCATAGGCCGAGCAGCCAATGTTAACCGCAGCTCTACTCGAGTGTCCTGGCACTGAAATGAAACGATGGACGTGAGCGTCAGTGGAGGGCGTTCAGCATTAAATGGCGAGCACTTAACTGTAAATAAGAACAGCAACCTGCTGGGGGGGACTGCGGCATTTCTATTATATAGCCCACCGCCCACCTAAGGGAACAAAAGTAACTGGGCGCTTTAACGTTACCTTAAAGGACCCACGTTGTTAGAAATCCTTTGCAGTCGGTCAGGGCTGGCATGATGAACAATGCCACCCCAGGTCCATAGTAGGCCTGAATCAACACATGTCATCCACAAACGCTTATCCTGCATGGCCTCTCTGTGAAGCCACCTGCCCTTTcggatgacacacacacactggcaccGTATCACACTGACATTGGCACGAGCGCCTTAATATCAGTCCATTAATGAACAAAATGGCCatccatttatatacagtacggTTTGTATAAAAGAGCACAAGTATCAGGCACCGACCTGTCGCATTTATATACACAAGTGCCATTCTGACGCTCAGCGCGGTCAAATGGTGCAAACTGCAGATGTGAGAtatctgaaactttttttaaaaagagaaatatttgtatttcttaCTTAAATACTTAAAGGCAGTACATAAACTTGTCATTTGATATACACATCACTCTTCCAGCAGGTATACTCTGAAGGTATTTTTAAGAgggcagattatttcatatttttcttacATAACCTGGAAAACAAGAAGGCGTCCAAATTAATCAGCGAAATTATCAGAACAGATCGAGAACACggcaggtctccaaatgagacGTGTATGCCACTCTTACAGTTCACACTTAACTCTCATTTTGTATGAAACACCTCATCGCCTCACCCCTCATGCCAGTCTTCCTCCCTagtgatgctctgccaggcctggACTTTCGCCGTTTACTGTTCCCACTTATTTTGGGGGCTTGTTGCCGTCTTGAGTTCGTGAAATGCCCGTCCAGTTAGATTTAGGGCCGGAGCCGACTCCGCCATTCGAAGACATTCCATTGTGCGGCCCTGAAATCTTTTCAATACATTCGGACTTCTCAAAGTGATCTCCTGTGCATTTCAAGTCACCAGTTCTCTCAGTAACTCAGAACCATTTGCTGTAAAAATCTCATCGCTTTCAGAGATGTGGCTCCCCACTCAGTTTAAATGAGCTGTCCAAGTGACATAAGCAAGACAAGCACATCCGAAGCATCTTTAATGGAACCTTTGATATCTGAATCAGatattgttattttgaaataacgtcctttttaaaatatgttgaaatgtatttcatatactgtacctatGTATTCTCAGGTATCTCAAATATGAGTCAATGTCTCTTAAGCACTtcaggagatcttaaaatgacagGAATACATATTGAAAACATGAGCAGTTTTTAAATTTCATGAATTACActttagatatctgaaaatgcatatgAACTCTTAAGCATATCTCAAAAGAGCGACATTTTGAACTGCACTGTTCGTTTGTTTCGCTATGCACTGCCTCCGTTCTCTGCCCTTCACACCCCCTCATTCAGAATCAGTGGCACACAATAGCTGCCagtcctgagcagggttgtggggtagCTGGAGCCTAACCTGGCAAGCAGCAGGCACAACCCCTAGGCGAGACAGCATTACATTTATTCTTTGCACTCTCTCAGTATTCACCACTCATTTCCATCCCCAAACGAGGAAGGGAAGCCAGGCGATGGCCTTGTCCCTCGGCCCTCACCCTAACCTGCAGCTGACAAACCGTCCAGTGCTGGTCAGTGCTGAGAGTTTCTAGTAGCGCCAAGTCCTTGGTACTTGTAAAGGCACAGCGGTGGGGGAATTCAGAATCTTACTATGTGAAAAGCCCACTTAAGACAATGTGAAGTTTAGGATCAAGAGGCCCAGAAAGCCCAGTCTGTGTGTGATATCGGCCAGTATGTGGCACCAGTATCATTCACAAACACATATACAACTCCTCATTTGGTTTTATTTCTGAAAGCACCCCCTCCCCTCTTTATGGCCTTGGCACAACAGGTGTGCTGGCTTAGTGATCTTACAGTTTTTGGGAACATTAGGGTCCTGGTAAGAATACCCTTGGAAAACTGGTTTAGTGTCCAAATCGAGCTGATGTGAGATGCGTTTCACGCCACCTCGGCCTTGGAGCAGGGAGGGCAGCCTGCTCAGACTCTATGGAAGTGTTATGTCGCGTCCcattttattataacagagagaCATTCATGCTAGTGGAAGTGAtgaactaactgcatattgtgattaaaaatgaaacaagacacaATAATTAACTAAACTCCACTTGGCACACAAAGCGACTCTGATTTTAAACAG
This portion of the Polypterus senegalus isolate Bchr_013 chromosome 6, ASM1683550v1, whole genome shotgun sequence genome encodes:
- the LOC120531616 gene encoding protein ABHD15-like, producing the protein MEDTRSGLSDCIGADMAERVLLLLLITALGAFFCRKVHLKVRLLCLSRLAKGTSEKPQLICKPSALASYLLLHCASLGEPSTPKWPWGDPHVQTLASLAWPLGQVERIDFARDHIQMKDGGVVALDWAVGITGIRERNWKAAPPFSSPPVMLIIPNSWGQVTGYVLGLCRLALEQGFYPVLFQRRGQSGCPLVTPKFQQFGDPSDLIEAVSYIRYRYPGAALVAVSEGSGSGLLLSYLGECGSSSYLTCAACVSPVFRGQQWFESRLHWLYRWALLFCHKLPVSRYATALSQVLDVDRLLSCSSLQQFEEILFCGHSSENVPKLNWESYWEKNEPLRDADEVAVPVLCLCSWDDPIRGDPALSVPFELFESSPYFFLVLTRMGGHCGFSPDSNGSVQCWSQALLLEYFRGVAEFLRMEERRPLSSGSPRRRTATLLPRRRRGTVQQRDPPLRRALPVSFSSEDLFSWQRSYTR